A single genomic interval of Zingiber officinale cultivar Zhangliang chromosome 4A, Zo_v1.1, whole genome shotgun sequence harbors:
- the LOC121969917 gene encoding UV-stimulated scaffold protein A homolog isoform X1 yields MKLTPSRMRAEEQKMGEETAPAVLRLIEKATNSTAHEVDPRLLRAISLTIRYSDDEVRAAVQFLMFQMRKSHSQVRYLAVLIIDELFMRSKLFRSLLVIHFDQFLILSVGFRRNMALPPPLSIATNLRKMSIELLEKWNASFGIYYRQLRLGFDYLKNTLRYQFPNRIANAAHLQQERREREIRTQQILLNKFEHLKENFPSIKSEIQSTIDEAEECLEIFNEKEEFYPHKFIEEEELEEFQSLALRKIRLESLKEGQKVQENSDNKAIFDALRELFKLLVLKHLTSIREWISVLIRVELSDNRFRETALKELIDIQKHIHSVRNRCVQLGCVLNDPSNEEEEDFWEEGKIEDCTLEKSSRYKSLVQSPVDAPTMGKDKNAKPLGENNLFASSGSSSPRSRLLAEAPVLTWGPFLDNWGSRRDVLANQRGLELESHWGRVDFDAIIPAEKIAELSVYRTVYEEEQVEIQPCLAPLRKGGLCQRRDLRMCPFHGPIIPRDSNGNPLGESLSNKGKPEKNSSITTNGESDGMCVEESLKLSNVSVEQLAKQAVKNARERERNDKLLKRAKHAKVREHNDMVLREAAIASTSYSGASGEYREALQENQNEPKKKKPTLSSMLKKKVTPKDRINQRLLNTRVTDSAIRQVMQGEDLNYRQAFPNQW; encoded by the exons ATGAAATTGACCCCCTCAAGGATGCGAGCGGAAGAGCAGAAGATGGGGGAAGAAACGGCGCCAGCGGTGCTGAGGCTTATCGAGAAGGCCACCAACTCGACGGCGCATGAGGTCGATCCTCGCCTCCTCAGAGCCATCAGTTTAACCATCCGCTATTCCGATGACGAGGTCCGCGCCGCCGTCCAATTTCTCATGTTCCAGATGCGAAAATCCCACTCACAG GTGCGGTACCTGGCTGTTCTTATCATTGATGAACTCTTCATGCGTTCAAAGCTTTTTAGATCCCTTCTAGTGATTCACTTCGACCAGTTCTTGATCTTAAGTGTTGGTTTCAGGAGAAATAtggctcttcctcctcctttgtccATTGCAACTAATTTGCGTAAAATGAGCATAGAGCTACTAGAAAAATGGAATGCATCCTTTGGAATTTACTACAGACAACTGAGATTAGGTTTTGATTATCTAAAGAACACTCTCAGATACCAATTCCCTAATCGGATAGCAAATGCAGCTCATTTGCAAcaagagagaagagaaagagaaataaGAACACAGCAGATTTTACTCAATAAGTTTGAGCATCTAAAGGAAAACTTCCCGTCTATCAAGAGTGAGATCCAATCAACaattgatgaagctgaagagtgtttagaaatttttaatgAAAAAGAAGAATTTTATCCACACAAGTTTATTGAGGAAGAAGAGTTGGAAGAATTTCAATCACTTGCACTAAGGAAAATTCGTTTAGAATCACTGAAGGAGGGTCAAAAGGTTCAAGAGAATAGTGATAACAAAGCCATCTTTGATGCACTAAGAGAGTTGTTCAAACTTCTAGTCTTGAAACATTTGACATCGATACGAGAGTGGATATCAGTACTTATCAGAGTGGAGCTCAGTGACAACAGATTCAGGGAAACTGCATTGAAGGAATTGATTGACATCCAAAAGCATATCCATTCTGTTAGAAATAGATGTGTTCAATTAGGGTGTGTTCTCAATGACCCTTccaatgaggaagaggaagactttTGGGAAGAGGGTAAAATAGAAGATTGCACATTGGAGAAGTCGAGCAGGTACAAAAGCTTAGTTCAGAGTCCTGTGGATGCTCCAACTATGGGAAAAGACAAGAATGCAAAGCCATTAGGTGAAAATAACTTATTTGCTAGTTCTGGTTCATCATCTCCAAGGTCAAGACTTTTGGCTGAAGCACCAGTGTTGACTTGGGGTCCATTCTTGGATAATTGGGGCTCAAGAAGAGATGTTTTGGCAAACCAGAGGGGGCTTGAACTAGAGAGCCATTGGGGTAGAGTGGATTTTGATGCCATTATTCCTGCTGAGAAGATTGCAGAGCTGAGCGTTTATCGTACTGTCTATGAAGAAGAGCAGGTAGAAATCCAACCATGCCTTGCTCCTTTAAGAAAAGGTGGGCTTTGTCAAAGAAGGGACTTGAGAATGTGCCCGTTCCATGGACCTATTATTCCACGTGATTCTAATGGAAATCCTTTAGGTGAAAGTCTATCTAATAAAGGGAAACCTGAAAAAAATTCTTCCATCACTACAAATGGAGAAAGTGATGGCATGTGTGTAGAAGAATCTCTCAAGCTGAGCAACGTATCAGTTGAGCAATTGGCAAAACAAGCAGTCAAGAATGCCAGGGAAAGAGAGAGAAATGACAAGCTGTTGAAGAGGGCAAAACATGCAAAAGTTCGTGAGCATAATGACATGGTCTTGAGAGAAGCAGCAATTGCTTCCACATCATACTCAGGAGCTTCTGGAGAATATAGAGAAGCCTTACAAGAAAACCAAAATGAACCAAAGAAAAAGAAACCCACATTGTCATCAATGTTGAAGAAGAAAGTTACACCTAAAGATAGAATAAATCAAAGGCTCTTGAATACCCGAGTAACCGATTCTGCAATTAGGCAGGTGATGCAGGGGGAAGATTTGAACTACAGACAAGCTTTCCCAAATCAGTGGTAG
- the LOC121969917 gene encoding UV-stimulated scaffold protein A homolog isoform X2 has protein sequence MTRSAPPSNFSCSRCENPTHRRNMALPPPLSIATNLRKMSIELLEKWNASFGIYYRQLRLGFDYLKNTLRYQFPNRIANAAHLQQERREREIRTQQILLNKFEHLKENFPSIKSEIQSTIDEAEECLEIFNEKEEFYPHKFIEEEELEEFQSLALRKIRLESLKEGQKVQENSDNKAIFDALRELFKLLVLKHLTSIREWISVLIRVELSDNRFRETALKELIDIQKHIHSVRNRCVQLGCVLNDPSNEEEEDFWEEGKIEDCTLEKSSRYKSLVQSPVDAPTMGKDKNAKPLGENNLFASSGSSSPRSRLLAEAPVLTWGPFLDNWGSRRDVLANQRGLELESHWGRVDFDAIIPAEKIAELSVYRTVYEEEQVEIQPCLAPLRKGGLCQRRDLRMCPFHGPIIPRDSNGNPLGESLSNKGKPEKNSSITTNGESDGMCVEESLKLSNVSVEQLAKQAVKNARERERNDKLLKRAKHAKVREHNDMVLREAAIASTSYSGASGEYREALQENQNEPKKKKPTLSSMLKKKVTPKDRINQRLLNTRVTDSAIRQVMQGEDLNYRQAFPNQW, from the exons ATGACGAGGTCCGCGCCGCCGTCCAATTTCTCATGTTCCAGATGCGAAAATCCCACTCACAG GAGAAATAtggctcttcctcctcctttgtccATTGCAACTAATTTGCGTAAAATGAGCATAGAGCTACTAGAAAAATGGAATGCATCCTTTGGAATTTACTACAGACAACTGAGATTAGGTTTTGATTATCTAAAGAACACTCTCAGATACCAATTCCCTAATCGGATAGCAAATGCAGCTCATTTGCAAcaagagagaagagaaagagaaataaGAACACAGCAGATTTTACTCAATAAGTTTGAGCATCTAAAGGAAAACTTCCCGTCTATCAAGAGTGAGATCCAATCAACaattgatgaagctgaagagtgtttagaaatttttaatgAAAAAGAAGAATTTTATCCACACAAGTTTATTGAGGAAGAAGAGTTGGAAGAATTTCAATCACTTGCACTAAGGAAAATTCGTTTAGAATCACTGAAGGAGGGTCAAAAGGTTCAAGAGAATAGTGATAACAAAGCCATCTTTGATGCACTAAGAGAGTTGTTCAAACTTCTAGTCTTGAAACATTTGACATCGATACGAGAGTGGATATCAGTACTTATCAGAGTGGAGCTCAGTGACAACAGATTCAGGGAAACTGCATTGAAGGAATTGATTGACATCCAAAAGCATATCCATTCTGTTAGAAATAGATGTGTTCAATTAGGGTGTGTTCTCAATGACCCTTccaatgaggaagaggaagactttTGGGAAGAGGGTAAAATAGAAGATTGCACATTGGAGAAGTCGAGCAGGTACAAAAGCTTAGTTCAGAGTCCTGTGGATGCTCCAACTATGGGAAAAGACAAGAATGCAAAGCCATTAGGTGAAAATAACTTATTTGCTAGTTCTGGTTCATCATCTCCAAGGTCAAGACTTTTGGCTGAAGCACCAGTGTTGACTTGGGGTCCATTCTTGGATAATTGGGGCTCAAGAAGAGATGTTTTGGCAAACCAGAGGGGGCTTGAACTAGAGAGCCATTGGGGTAGAGTGGATTTTGATGCCATTATTCCTGCTGAGAAGATTGCAGAGCTGAGCGTTTATCGTACTGTCTATGAAGAAGAGCAGGTAGAAATCCAACCATGCCTTGCTCCTTTAAGAAAAGGTGGGCTTTGTCAAAGAAGGGACTTGAGAATGTGCCCGTTCCATGGACCTATTATTCCACGTGATTCTAATGGAAATCCTTTAGGTGAAAGTCTATCTAATAAAGGGAAACCTGAAAAAAATTCTTCCATCACTACAAATGGAGAAAGTGATGGCATGTGTGTAGAAGAATCTCTCAAGCTGAGCAACGTATCAGTTGAGCAATTGGCAAAACAAGCAGTCAAGAATGCCAGGGAAAGAGAGAGAAATGACAAGCTGTTGAAGAGGGCAAAACATGCAAAAGTTCGTGAGCATAATGACATGGTCTTGAGAGAAGCAGCAATTGCTTCCACATCATACTCAGGAGCTTCTGGAGAATATAGAGAAGCCTTACAAGAAAACCAAAATGAACCAAAGAAAAAGAAACCCACATTGTCATCAATGTTGAAGAAGAAAGTTACACCTAAAGATAGAATAAATCAAAGGCTCTTGAATACCCGAGTAACCGATTCTGCAATTAGGCAGGTGATGCAGGGGGAAGATTTGAACTACAGACAAGCTTTCCCAAATCAGTGGTAG